The stretch of DNA GCTCCCTGGCCTGCGCCCGCCTGGTCCACGGTCGGCTCTCCTGGGAGACCTCCGGCATCCGCATCGCCTCGTCCGGCGGCCTGTCCACCGGCTTCGAGGCCCGGCTCTGCGTGGCCTGCGATCCGGCCCCCTGCGCCGAAAACTGCCCCACCGGGGCCCTCACCCAGCGCAAGGGCGGCGGGGTCAAGGTCAAAAAGGATCTCTGCATCCGCTGCAACGCCTGCGTCCGGGCCTGTCCGGTGGCCGCCGTGGCCCTGGATCACGACAACCGCCCGTACATCTGCATCCATTGCGGCCGCTGCGTGCCCTTCTGTCCGCACGCCTGCCTCGAACTGATCGAAGTCGAGATCGGGGAGGACGACGACCAATGATCACCGAACAATTCCGCATTCTCAAAGTCGACCTGACCACCCGCCGGGCCTCGGTGGTCATGTTTGGAGACCGCTCGACCCTGCTCGGCGGCAGCGGCCTGGCCGCGGCCCTCTTCCTGGAGTTCGGCCTGCCCGACCAGCCCTGGGACCACCCGGATCAGCCCTTCATCCTGGCCATCGGGAGCCTGACCGGGCTCTATCCTCTCATGAGCAAGACCGTCTGCGGCTTCAAGTCTCCCTACCATGACCAGTACGCCGAAAGCCACGCCGGAGGCCGTTCGGCCCTGGCCCTGCGCTTCACCCGCTACGACGCCCTGGTCGTCACCGGCCGGGCCGAGCGCCCGGCGGTCCTGGGCATCGGATCCCGGCGCATGGACATCCGGGACGTCCCCTATCTCTGGGGCCGATGCGCCCTTCAATCCGGCAAGGTCCTCAGACGGATGTTCCCGGGGTCGGGACATCGGAGCATTCTCCGCATCGGCCCGGCCGGGGAAAACCGCTCGGCCATGGCCTGCATCAATGTCGATACCTACCGCCATTTCGGCCGATTGGGTTCCGGCGGCGTCATGGGCGCCAAAAACCTTAAGGCCATCGCCCTCATCGGCGACGCCGACTTTGCCCTGCCCGGGACCAAGGACTACCCCAAACTCTTCAAAGACATCTTCCTGCGGCTCACGGCCACGGACATGATGAGCAAGTACCACAACTACGGCACGGCCGTAAATCTGGAGCCCCTGAACGAACTCAAGTCCCTGCCCTGGCGCAACCTCCAGCAGACCGCCGATCCGGGCATCGAGACCGTCACGGGCCAGAACTTCGCCGACGAAACCCTGCTCCGCAACGCCGCCTGTGCCGGTTGCCCGGTGGGCTGCATTCACATCGGTTTCGTCCGCCAAAAATTCATGGAGGAGAACCAGTATCTCTATCGTCAGGTGGCCTATGACTACGAGCCCATCTTTTCCCTGGGAACCATGCTCGGGGTCACCGACCCCTTTGCCGTTTTGACCATTTTGGACGAGGTCGAAAAGGCCGGCCTGGACGCCATGTCCGCCGGGGTGGCCCTGGCCTGGGCCACCGAGGCCCTGGAAAAGGGCGTGGTCTCCGAGGCCGAGACCCTCGTACCCCTGACCTTTGGCGACTCCAAGGCCTTTGAACTGGCCGTGGCCCATCTGGGCAACGCCGCCAACGACTTCTACCGGGCCCTTGCTCAGGGAGCATTGGCCGCCGCCGACA from Deltaproteobacteria bacterium encodes:
- a CDS encoding (Fe-S)-binding protein — protein: SLACARLVHGRLSWETSGIRIASSGGLSTGFEARLCVACDPAPCAENCPTGALTQRKGGGVKVKKDLCIRCNACVRACPVAAVALDHDNRPYICIHCGRCVPFCPHACLELIEVEIGEDDDQ
- a CDS encoding aldehyde ferredoxin oxidoreductase, with the translated sequence MITEQFRILKVDLTTRRASVVMFGDRSTLLGGSGLAAALFLEFGLPDQPWDHPDQPFILAIGSLTGLYPLMSKTVCGFKSPYHDQYAESHAGGRSALALRFTRYDALVVTGRAERPAVLGIGSRRMDIRDVPYLWGRCALQSGKVLRRMFPGSGHRSILRIGPAGENRSAMACINVDTYRHFGRLGSGGVMGAKNLKAIALIGDADFALPGTKDYPKLFKDIFLRLTATDMMSKYHNYGTAVNLEPLNELKSLPWRNLQQTADPGIETVTGQNFADETLLRNAACAGCPVGCIHIGFVRQKFMEENQYLYRQVAYDYEPIFSLGTMLGVTDPFAVLTILDEVEKAGLDAMSAGVALAWATEALEKGVVSEAETLVPLTFGDSKAFELAVAHLGNAANDFYRALAQGALAAADIYGGADFACVLGQEMAGYATGETFFASQSLSFRHSHLDTGAYTYDQKHKDQDVAKVVDFLVKDEAERCVLTSMVSCLFARGVYTMETLQEALAALGLDEAAQGLPGKGEDIQRLRWRARMATGYDPESVRLPKRFLEVETWKGPIDPVYLDALRREYALAIRKLGTLPDQTAEQA